The Archocentrus centrarchus isolate MPI-CPG fArcCen1 chromosome 13, fArcCen1, whole genome shotgun sequence genomic interval ATTGGACAGACACAGATTGTAGCTGAGgtgaaggagaaacaggaggtgAGCTGGACAGTAAATATGACCTCATTATAAGTAAGATTAAAGACAACAATAAACACAGTGAATGATACTGACATGTGTCTCCGTCCTTCAGGCTCGTGAGGAGTATGATGATGCTCTGAGCTGCGGTCAGCAGGCCTTCCTATTGGAGGAGAGTGAGCAGAGTCCAGATATATTCTCTCTGAGTGTGGGCAGTCTGCCTCCAGGAGAGAGCGCCTCCATCAGGTTGGAGTACGTCACTGAGCTGGCTGTGCAGGCTGATGATGGGCTGAGGTTCTGCCTGCCTGCTGTGCTCAACCCTCGATACCAACCTCAGGGTAGGAAACTTCAAAATATTTGGACCAGAAATGCTTAAGATTAAACAATTGATGTGGATTCCATTATTTTGCCAACATTGTTATAAAACTATTTGCAATGCTCTCTATTAAGATTGAGCAAGTATGTGGATCAAGAACACAGCTCTATAGTTAAATTGTCAAAatacacaaatgcacagttCTCAGACACTTGagctcagtgttaattttgacagcaaattttgatttagttttagtcatagtcttgtgacaaaaatgtaatttagttttagtcataatttagtcatctgaatagttttagttttagtcgatgaaatatcgtaagaatatagtcgactaaatctacaggtGATTTattcgactaaaatataaagggtgtaaaatgtaaatgctttttcttcagttcccttgaaatagtcattatacacacttacacaaaattaaacatttttttaaagtttttttacccgagatagtcgccccacatggtttacacattgttttgtttgtcacaacgtcaaaggacaaatgtgtccatacaccggctcttctctttctctctgctgacattgtttacataacttagttctattggAAGGAAATCACAAATcgcaggctagtttggtcttcccgggtttagagcaaatttgtgcaactgtgcgtttgattgtatgttttcctaacttgtcccgcccttttacaaaattaaataagttctgattgtaTTTCgtcccgccaagcattttcgtctcattttcatttgttgacgaaagtgtaaattaatttcgttatcgtttttatcattttaggtagtttttatttagttatcgtctcgttatcgtcatgaaaaaaaggttcgtcgacgaaaactatgacaaaagtatttcgtcaacgaaattaacactgcttgaGCTCTgatggtttgtttgtttagctCTGCAGCTTTAAACTAATTTGCATACTAATGTCCACAGTTTAAAAAGATGTAAATATTTACTGAAACAAAGACTCTTGTTTGACTTTGATgtcatatttattgttttaaagaacagctgtaaaatattttcagatgtACAGAATCTTTACTCAAAAGACTGAAACCTTTATCTGGATCAGAGGTTCTTAACAGCTTAAATTATTTGACTGTGAGCAGCCTTGTTGTTTACAGCATTTCTAACCTGATGTTGTGTGCAGGTAGTGAAGGTGCAGGTGTCCAGGTGACTTCTGTTCCAGCCTCTCTGGTGCCCTAcagtctgtctttctctgcccGAGTGTCCTCTCCTCGTCCAGTCTCTAAAGTAGAGTCCAACTGCTCCCTGGACCCTCTCCAGTACCTCAGCACTGATCAAACCCAGGCCACGGTAGGTAGAGTGCTgatgtgtctgctgtgtgtggttGTTACTGATTACTGAGAACtaaatatgaatgtgtttgtggtctGCAGGTCAAGTTGGCTGCAGGACACAAGTTTGACAGAGATGTTGAACTGCTGATTTATTACAAAGACGCCCACCAGCCCACTGCTGTGGTGGAGGCaggacaggcctctgctgaGGCAGGTCAGTGAAAATTAGTAATTTTGGATTAAAAAGGTCCATGATCATCCTCCTCCAGTTAATTACATGTATTTGAATATATTGTAGATTCATATCATTTTCTAGTCCCTCTTCTATTTCAGGCACTCTGATGGGTGATCCAGTGGTGATGGTGAGTCTGTACCCTGAGTTCCCCCAGTCTGTGATGTCTTCATTGGCTTCATGTGGAGAGTTTGTGTTCCTAATGGATCGATCTGGAAGTATGAGCTGTGCTACCAATTACAGCAAGCAGGAGGAAACTCGCATCAGCAGTGCCAGGGTATCcataataatttattacaatCATAAAGTCTTTCAGTGTCCCTCTCACACAGTGGTCTCACCATGTTTTGCCTCTTCTCTTAAGGATactctgctgctcctgttgAAGAGTTTACCAATGGGCTGCTATTTCAACATTTACAGTTTTGGGTCCACATATGAACACATCTTCCCGTAAGTCTCTCCCTCATCTCAGTCAGCTCAAGAAAGTCTCCGCTGTCTTTGGCAAattatctgcatgtgtgttttggtgcatgtttgtgtgatggCAGTAAGAGTGTGGAGTACAGCCAGAAGACCATGAAGGAGGCTCTGAAGAAAGTTGAGCAGATGGATTCTGATCTGGGTGGAACGGAAATCCTGCAGCCCctcaaacatatttacagccagCCCTGCATTCCCAACCAGCCTAGAcaggtctcacacacacacacacacacacacacacacacacacacacacacacacacacacacacacacacacacacacacacacacacacacacacacacacacacacagatacacaaacctTCAAATGTGTCTTCATGTTTAAAActggcttaaaactttcctttatgattgagcttatagttaggactggatgaggtgactctgaaccatcccttagttctgctgctataggcctaggctgctgggggggctcAACAACATGAGCAAAACTTGGATCACACAGATGTTCTACTAATGTCTCTTTGCAGTAACAAAACTAAACCATCATGAGTTTTCATGTCATGTATTATAACCCTGTGAGTAAAATCATTGTTCAGGTAACACTTTTGTTTGGAGTTCATACTAACTGTACATTGTTCATTGCAAATAAAAACcatttgtgtttctgaaagCTAACTCAGCTCTCAGCACAAACTGTGTGTTTCTGGGTCTGATGTTCTGTCCCTTATGTACCAACTCTCCTCTCAGCTGTTTGTCTTTACTGATGGAGAGGTGGGGAACACCAAAGAAGTGATAGATCTGGTGAAGAAGAATTCAGGTTCTCACAGGTGAaactacaaacacacaactaTATCTACACAATTCCCAGGATGTCCAACATGTCCTCAGTGTACTTAAAGAAAACTGCTGTACTGCAGGTGTTTCTCTTTTGGGATTGGGGAAGGGGCCAGCTCTGCTCTCATCAATGGGATGGCCAAGGAAGGAGGAGGTCACGCTCAGTTCATCACAGGGACTGACAGGATGCAACCAAAAGTAAGACATTAAACACAATAAGAAGTGAagtgaaacactgcagcagcagcagatatgTATTTGAGATCAGACCTGCAGTGAGTAAAATGTctgttccagctgtttgtgtatatttggagagtttttcattatttttcaggTGATGCAGTCGCTGCGATTTGCTCTGCAGCCGACTGTGGTCGACATCTCAGTCACATGGGATTTACCAAAGGAAGTGTCTGTCACTGTCCTCTCTCCACCAATCACAGCACTTTtccagggtcagaggtcactgattTATGCCCAGCTCAGTGGACAGGTAGGAGCAGCACCATCTCATGTTGTTGTTTAGGTATTTGATGACAGTCATTAACATGACTTCAAACACTGTAATTCTGTCTCAGAGCTCAGAGGCAGCAGAGGGCTGTGTGACAGTGAAGTACAGCCTGGCAGGTCATCCCTCTGAGAACCAGCTGCACTTCAGTCTCAGACCTGCAGCAGACACTGGGTAAAATAGTTTAATACAAGCAGCATTGTTCTTTGAATCATGAGTTTACATGTGTtgggtttaaaataataatcaatTTTCAGAAGCATGACACTACTTACCTTAAAACACTTTGTTAATAACACACATGTAATGGCATTTATCTAGatttaaacatgtttcagtacagtcacttttttttaatcatattttcttcatatttgGATTAGGGGTGTTAGTATGTCATTACTcatgacaaacattaaaaatgagtaATCTCAGTCTGCTTTGAAATAATTAGGTTTGTGTAAAATCAAGAAGCCATTGTTTGGACTCATCTCCAAAGATTGTACACGTTTTCATGTATTTTGCCAGCATATAGAAGGATCTACTGTGGTGCCAGTAGCAAAAAAACCCCTAATGCGGATACAATCGCATAAAAATAGATGCAAGTTACTGACAAACTAAAGTAAGAAAAAGTGCAATCATTCTGTAATTGTTAGAAGAGCCCAGACCGTTTTATGGTCCCTTTCAGTCAATTCATTTGGTACAATACTTATAGTATAGGATATCACACCCTCGCATGTCCTGCTAAAGACACCTCTATTCACGCCTTTTAGCCCGCACATATATACTCTGTCATCACAGTCATCCCTCAGTTCTTACACTCTTCACCTTGCTAAGCTAGCGCGTAATTGATCCAATAATATGATCCAATCagtacaaccccccccccccccccaaataaagtcacatcattttgatctacaaaaaacatcttgactACAGgaataacatgttaattttctttattcattatcaatttgGGGTAAAATACTAccatgtttaatcatttggttaatgtaaccccccacccccccaaaaaaacccaaaaaacttgGTATCACCTAACCCGCTTTCTCTGCGAAGTGGCGGCCTTCACCGTTTGCTTGTGGAAGAAGGCAGCTAGCTACTGCTAGTTAGCTGTTATCTGCTGGCTCAAAGTTAGCTTAACTGCCCCTGTTGGTGTTAGTCCTCACTGCTCAGTTGGTGTGTGGGCTAATTTTGAGTTTTCTAGTGCAGCgcttttttgctttgctttttggtATCAAACTGAAGCAGGCAAAGCAGAAATCTTCTGTTCACCCCTGTCCTCAGGGGTGCGGTTTCTCTTTGCACGACAAAGACCAGCATGAAGCCCCGTCTGTGCCTGAGCGCTTTGTCGCCAGCTCCCGTGCTCGACCCTGGAGAAACAGACGACGCTTGTAGAGAAAGTGGTGGGAAGGATGGCTGTCGCACGGCATGACCCTCTACCCTCCGAGACTGGAAACCCACCTTCGTCCAGGTCTGAAGATGAGAAGTATCTGGTCAATGTCTACACAATTAGCTAGACAGACCACATGTATTACAGTGATGGGTTAACTGAAAGCAAGCTGTAGCTGTGTGAAAGAGTTGGCCAGCTTCAGTCTGAGCAAGCTTACCAGGATGGCAATGACCTGCTGGACATCGGCCTGGACTTTCATGGTCTGTTGGAGGATGAGCAGGAGAGCTTCTCATTGACCCAGTGTGCTGCCGCTGCTCCACCAACAAGCTGGCCATATGACGACATGTCTCTTTTTTCACTGCAGTGGATAAGCTGCA includes:
- the LOC115791276 gene encoding von Willebrand factor A domain-containing protein 5A-like isoform X1; this translates as MMNCCGLLTLQKEQVPLKSIEVELEVRDHVATVVSTLNYENKEDKPLEAVFVFPLPGDAAVCHFSAKIGQTQIVAEVKEKQEAREEYDDALSCGQQAFLLEESEQSPDIFSLSVGSLPPGESASIRLEYVTELAVQADDGLRFCLPAVLNPRYQPQGSEGAGVQVTSVPASLVPYSLSFSARVSSPRPVSKVESNCSLDPLQYLSTDQTQATVKLAAGHKFDRDVELLIYYKDAHQPTAVVEAGQASAEAGTLMGDPVVMVSLYPEFPQSVMSSLASCGEFVFLMDRSGSMSCATNYSKQEETRISSARDTLLLLLKSLPMGCYFNIYSFGSTYEHIFPKSVEYSQKTMKEALKKVEQMDSDLGGTEILQPLKHIYSQPCIPNQPRQLFVFTDGEVGNTKEVIDLVKKNSGSHRCFSFGIGEGASSALINGMAKEGGGHAQFITGTDRMQPKVMQSLRFALQPTVVDISVTWDLPKEVSVTVLSPPITALFQGQRSLIYAQLSGQSSEAAEGCVTVKYSLAGHPSENQLHFSLRPAADTGLSVHRLCAQILIRFLEMEEREHRGQQDGGVKEKVVQLSVQSGVSSSFTAFIAVNKDNSEVIEGPLVRRNIPTPYGLRLKRCAALGMVGFSGFGSLMSASVARCKSDSQPIDDCGAKRRKVERVCRKTAVPDQPPRESLLQLVSLQEASGCWLLDPALAAALGKSSEEVEKSKPAKANSEVWATILALIWLHGLKMDAKDEWELLAVKAASWLCAQNAPCVTECVEAGNVLLGCSLKKEALGL